In Quercus robur chromosome 11, dhQueRobu3.1, whole genome shotgun sequence, the sequence TTTGGTACTACTCTAATTTTggcctttaaaaataatatcgTGACCTACCAAGCTTTATGCAATTTATCTGCACCATCATATGTTTAAACAGTTCTACCCCTTTTGGAGGCCCCCTTGAAAGGTTTCCATTGTCCATCCATCTTGAGTGTATCGAAGGTACAAACGTGTCTAGATTACGttgattttagatttaaaaGATATTTTGTAGATATAACGTACATTGATAAATTACCTCTTGTTTTAAAATCTCAAGGGTGGATTtttcatttaaccattattctagtATACATCAACTTTCAAATTTGTCTAACTTAACTCTTATATCATATGAACTTAGACACTGATCACTCAAAATATCCATTGATTCTTTAGTTTCTATGCCTTATGAGGGACTAAAAATGTGTGATGGGCTTTCTGAAATGAGTCTTTTTACAGCTGAGTATTTGGTGGGGTgggaaaaaatttattgtttgttgGTGTGACGTGTGTTTGAGGGATGGTGAATTATTCTTGAACTGCCCACTTAAAAAGACATTTGATCCTTTGATTTTTCCTTATTTGGTATTTATTGGTTTTTGCCTAAATTTTTGGGTAGAACTTATTGTGGCTTGTTGGGAATGTAAGCTTGGGGGGGAAGGTTTATTATGGCTTAGACACCAGCTTCTTCTTGTTTGATATATTACATTTGCAAGAAGTGTAAAGAAAGGGCATTTGATTGGCTGGAGCGTTTCTTTAGTAAGATAAATGGCTTGTGCCACTCAGAAACTTCGTTTATCATATTTGTTGTTTATACTGCACCTAATGGCTACCACTATATCattgttttatttggtttagatcatgaattctattttattcttattttatttttttatcccaGTTATCTTGATTCTTTGTTTACTTTGAATCTGTGgtttatattttgaaactaaggcttggttgttgtttgAATTTATGGTTTGTGTCTTCTGATTGTCAATTCTgcataaacttttaaatttaaatgattCATTCAACATGCAGAACCCATTGGAGGAGAGATCACTGTTGCATGTGAATTAGGGATAGTTACAAACACTCCTAAAACAGCAATGAAGAAAGCACTAGATGAGCAGATGAAGTCTAGTAAGTTCTTAACATCAGTGGACAATTCTCAGAGCAGAAGATGTTACTATACATCAATTCCCCgtgttatcaaacaaaaaggAATACATGGGCAAGAACTTACTTCCTTGAATATTGACAAGGTAAGAGAtcttacgctctgtttgtttcgatgtaaaatatttgcaaAGGTGAAATATTtggaggaaaatattttcattttacagtGTTTGGCAATgtatatgaaaatgttgtgtaaaatgttttcaagtGTTTGACACAACGtaaaatggaaataaaaaaacCGGTAAAATGAAAGCTCAGAATCAGCAATCAATATTCAAATACTAACTCAATCATTCCATCCGTATAGGCAAAGAAAGACACAAATTGCTTAAAGTCATATGTGGCAtctacaagaaaaagaaagaaaaaaagattctGAGCACATCATCAGTATAGGCAAAGAAAGAGAACAGTAGTCATTAAGGTGAAATATTCACGGTTTAAAAATGTTCTATGTATAAATTAACACTATGAAGAATAGTTTTAGCTAAAGAGTATGACTGGGGAAGCCATCATAATAATGCTTGTATGTATCATTGTTATTCACATTATTAGGAAGCCATCACTCATTCGATTCTGCCAAAGATGGCTCCTATTGTTTATCTGGGATGCTACTTTCTTGCCAGCTTTAGGAACTGAACCCAGCAATAAAATTATTAAcgacaagaaaagaaaaacgaaAAATCAATGCAGATTTAGTTGAGCATAAATGCATAAAATGATTACAGCTGGCCCATTTATGaacaattttctaaaatttaacaTTGTAAAGCTGGCCCTTAAGTCAAACTACTTCAATCATTCCATTCCACTTTTGACCTTCACCCCCTATACCATAACAGTATTCAATACTAACTCTACAATCTACAGACCATGAACCAGCAGAATTCAACTCAATATAATTGTTGCTTTGCAAAGGCATTCCATTCCAGGTACAAGCCCCTCCATAAAGGTTTCCTCCTACTACTTTTATAGAAGGTAAGTGCCAAATCACCACAACCTCAATCTGTGAAAATTTTCTGTAACCAACTCAATGGcctacaaaaattaataaagcagtaataaagaagagagagagagaatctgtTAGTATTTTCATTTAACAATCACCCCATTGTTAAATGAAAGCTCAGAATCAGCAGTCAATATTTCAACCTGATAGTTTAGGTAATCCAAGGAGAGTATCTTGTCCTTAATGGCCTATTTCAAAATGAAAGAACTTGCAGAATATTTCCCAACCAATACAGCAGAACTTGCAAAATATATCTggaaaaaatataacattatcAAAATACTAATGAATCCAAAATATAACATTATTCCATAATAACTCCAAAACATGTCAATCAGTGTTCCATAATTATTAATAACCTAAAGAATACCATGGTACCACTAACATGTTTCACACAACATATCCAGCAACTTCAAGTTAGaaggttttgttgaaaaatttctccaaccaaaGCTTTCTCATCCTATCATTTTTAGCCATAAAGGCCCTTCCTGCCTTTTCATCATTAACCAAATGATCAAAAGCTTCATCAAGCATGTCTTCTTCAAAGCCTTCAACATTCATCACTACTTTATGAAGCTCATTTGTATTAACTGGGCCATGACTCAGAGCTGTAACAGCTACTGCAATCTATTTGAGTTGTTCAGTCATCTCACTAAAAGGACTATCTTCATTCATAGCTGCATAAGTTCTCTTTCTATGGCTCCTTCCCTTAGATGAAGTTCCATTGGAAGCTTCATGGGCATCTTTTGGCAACGTATCAGTGTcaccttcaaattttggattttggatgtCATTTTGTGGGGTCTCATTTTCAACCAATGGAGAATGTTCACTCCATTGCTTTGAAAAGCCACCGGTTGCCATGTCCTTACCAACAACAATAGCCATCTCATCATactgttcaatttttttatttaaataaggcGCATGAGCGGGATGAGCCTGTTCAAAGAAATATGACAATGTCAATAAATTGGAtgatttaatataataaatgtataaaatgaagctcatttatataaatttcataCTAGCACTTCAGCATCATAAGTTTGCTTGTCACATGTGATCATTTTCAAATTATCATCCCAACCAAATCCACTTTTTTTTCGAATATCCTGAACGAGTTTCCACTCTTTTCTAACCGTACGAAGGCGGTTATGCACATGTGATGCATGACACTCTACATTAAACTTCACACCAATTTCTTTTGCCACTTTGTCAAGGGATTGAGGCTTATATTTGTTTGAGGGCTTGTTGCCTTGTTCAGCCTCAACAACCAACATTTTAAATAGCATGTCACACATTGGTTGTGTCCACCTAAGTTGAGATCCTAATTCTTTCCCCTTGTTCTTGGACATTGCTATAGTCAAAAGGACAATCTAATGAATCACAACCATTatgataataacaatataaaacattattacaaaaataaaaattgaaactatggaacaaaaaattcatcatcaaaaaacaatgcaatgccaTGTTGACTTGAACTTGAGGAAccaaataacaattttaactGTTTCCCCACAGAAATATTCaattattacattttaaaaagtaTACAAGATATCCACTTATGCTTTGTTAGCAACCAAATATAAAGCCAAATAAAGTTGACAGCACCTAATCATAGAAAGCTGTAATACATCATCAACAAATAACTCCAAACAGTTTGGACTGAATAAATTTATGCATGTCTCCTAATTATGTAGTCAGCCCACATTGCTTGACATATCTCATCCCTCTTATTATTCCATTCTCTACTTTCCACTATAGCT encodes:
- the LOC126707080 gene encoding uncharacterized protein LOC126707080 — protein: MCDMLFKMLVVEAEQGNKPSNKYKPQSLDKVAKEIGVKFNVECHASHVHNRLRTVRKEWKLVQDIRKKSGFGWDDNLKMITCDKQTYDAEVLAHPAHAPYLNKKIEQYDEMAIVVGKDMATGGFSKQWSEHSPLVENETPQNDIQNPKFEGDTDTLPKDAHEASNGTSSKGRSHRKRTYAAMNEDSPFSEMTEQLK